From the Cucumis sativus cultivar 9930 chromosome 5, Cucumber_9930_V3, whole genome shotgun sequence genome, the window ATTAGTGACAAAGGGGAAAGGGACaaatttttgaagaaagaaactttcattgagagaGTACAAAGATTAACACTCTTGAGAGAAAACTCTATCACTCCCCGGTCTCAATACTCACTCATTAACTTTATTCacctttttctaattttgctTACTTAAAGAAACATTATAAGACCTCTAGTTAGGAATATATTGGGGTAATTAGTATGATGAGGAGTAAGGGGCATGTAGTAATTAGACATTAAGTTTGTTAGGTTTTATAAACATTGTCAgacaccttttttttaaagttgtggGGTCTTACAAACTTTCTGTTTATAGACATGAGATCTTTTGCGCTTCTTAAATCTAAAGTTACCTTGGATGTTTTATAAAGTCATCACTATTCATGGGAGTCTTCTAAGAAAAAGGCTAAGATATTTCTAGAGTAAAGATAAATCTAGAAAggaataatatatacatttatgtAAGATTCTCCAAAAAGTGTCTAGATAGGTGTTGTCTTTTATCAAGTATGTGTAGAAAGTGGTTACATTAGCATCACCCAACACTGAATTTTCCCATTCTAATTCTGAACTTTTAGTTGGTAGTTCTCATGCTTTGAGTGTCAAACTCATGTAAGTTTCTGCTGTTCTTTGTGCTTATATGATATTGCAGCTGTGTGTTCCAGTCTCCACTGTACGAAAgacaaggaaaaagaagacGTTGTCACTTCATATGCAAATGCTGCAGCACAGAGGAAACCTTTGTATTGTTGAAGATATACATACACCCATACACATTATACAAAGTAGATACTgtaagttaatatttttcttggcGAATAAATTACTGTAAATTTGATGGATTGgttaagtaaataaattgatttatcaATACAGAATAAAGATTTGAGGGAGCAATTTACCAGATGTAGACTACTTGCTTATATAGATTTTAACGAACATCTAGTaagattttcatttctttcatgatCATCTTCTCTCACTACTTGTGGATTCATAATCTAAGATTAATTTGGTAACTATTTGGTTCAAAAGTTTTGCATATATCTTTGTTCAATTTTTGCTAATCCATCCACTAACTTtgaccaaagaaaaaaaaacaaacaatgtAAGTCTTTACAAACCATTAATTTCAATAAGAATAATCTACTAAGCACAAATGACTTTGATCAATATACAAATTAGTTATTTAATAGTTctgaaaataagttattttaaaagaaattgaaccCAAAAATTTTTAACTGTTaatctaaagaaaaaattccaacaaaaattgatttttttataaaaaaaagtacatatttttttctctagtcATCAAAACATACTCTTCTACTGAAAAGAGAGACAGAGAGCTTTTATTTGTTAGAGGGTTAGAGGTGTTGGCTAAAAGTGTTGCTTGTTGATTGGCAAGTTAGGATCATAATTgatgaaactaaaatttattctGAGTCTATACAACTTGACAAATTTAAATGTCAAaagtgatttcttttttatattctttaattaatactCTATCTTGtttcatttctctttataaatatttgtaacttAAGTGATAAATCTTATTTTGGATAAAGCTTTAACAAATCTTTTTAATccaatcatattttattctgTACCTTCTCTGAATTATTTAATCCGACTGATATGcattcaatatataaaataacgACCAACGACaatagataataaaaacaaaaggggAATAAGaaacttcaacttttattttttattattgactCAGAAAAGGAACAAGTGTTACAagatatcaaaagaaaacctaccttttttcttataagGAACTTAAAATTAGTAGAGCAGTAATTCGATCTAAAACAATGGCGAATTCATTCAGGAGTATAGAATCCCAGGCTGAATCCATTAACTTATTACAAATTATCAAGAGCATAACATTTTGTTACACCATACGTATTCAATTCTTCATAGCCTTGAATTTCTGAGCTGCTGCTTAAGCAATGGTTTGATATATTCGTGGTAGCCATCAGGCACGGCCGTGTCGTTCATAGGATCCTTCCATGCCTCATCGTAGAGGTTTGGGTAAACATTTCCATCATACCGGCCAAGAATTGAGCCGAGGTAATGGTCGGTGTAGTTAAACGCATCAACAAGAGCAACTGCATTTGGTCGAACCTACAAAAAGAGGGAATTTTGACATCAGGTTAGAAGACGGTTTCTCCTTCAACAACTAAAAGGTCAAGAGGGTAATGTTCTTGGGTTCAAACCTGGGCATATAGAGATCTAAGTTGATCATCAGCAAGTGAAGCCTGTTTAGGAGTGATGGTGGAAGTGGAAAGAAAATCACCCAAGTGTTTGTGTAGAGTAAACAAAGCATAAATGCTACAAAGTTTCTGCAGTTGATCTTTTACTCCATTTCCAGGTATATCTCCTTGAAGTTTCTCAATGAATCTGAAATCCAAAGATTTTCGAAATAATCAGTAAAGGAACTGAGAAGCAGGCTGAAAACACGAATCCCGAAAATTGGGTTATGCTCTGTATGTTAAAAGACCAGTTCAAAAGAATCAAAGCTTTCAAGGATTTGTGAATCTAACAAGAAACTTACTTGGCGACAATAATTAGTTGGCAATGTGCAACTGCAGCCTCAACTAAACTAGGAGAAAGTTCATGAAAACCTGCAGTATAATAAAGGATAATGAAACCTCTACAAGATTAGGAGAACAATAGCCATCATGTACACAAGCAAATTGGtcgaaggaaaaagaaaattacaggTTGGTTATTTCGACATTTCTTAAAATactgatttttcttaatgaaatcCATTTTTCATCCAGGGAGAAGCAGACACACCTTCTTCTTGGTTGGTAAACTGGCTAAGTCTTTTGGCACATTCAACAGACATCCTAGCTGACCGTACTTCAAAAGCCTCGAGAACGATGCTTGGGTTTAACCAGTCCTCAGCTGCAGAGAACCAGAATTGACAAGAAAATCAGTAAATAAGTAACCAGGTCCCTGTGATTTTTATTGTAACTTCACGTCCAAatatttatctcttttttataacaaattacCTTTCTGAACTTTGCAAGTGGATTCCATCAGATGTTGAAGTCGTCCCATATAAGCTGTTGTACCAACGGGCTTCTTCCCAGACACCAACTGGGATACGGTCTTTACGAGAAATCGTGCAacctatatataatatacaacaTAAGTTTAACAAATCTAGTTATATACCCTCGATAATAGTCAGCTGAGGAAGAGTTCACATCTAGATTCAAACGCCAAAATCTTATGGATTGAAGACAACTTGAATGATTTAGTTCATTCTTCCAGCAGaaatttgttttggttttcattttctttataaggaataatcaaataataaaatagagcTTCCCATGTTGAGAAGTTTAACACAAAGTCACAATTATAACTCTCTTAAAAAGTTGAACCACACCTGTAAAAGTAGCACAACATTGTCTCCTTCATATGTACAGGCAGGGACATAAACAGCAAACAACTCGGGAAGCCCACTGCTACAGAGGTAGCCATGGCCACCGCATAACTTCCTGCACTCCTCGATCCCATCCTGcaattacaatttaaaattaaggttGAGAGTAAAATAAAGGTGGTGCTTGGTAATACAAATGCCAATAAAACAATTAAGGACCAATAATTCTGCTAGTAGTCTAAAGAGGATAAGTATAGGATTTTCTTAGAAAAGAACTATGGAGTTGAACATTTCTACATTATGCTCACAACCCAATGGTTGGTCCTTGAGAGGACTTGCAAGAGAAAGACACTCACAGCAGTTGCAGCCGTTGTGATTGACTTCAACCCTGCAGTGCATGCATGAGCCTCAGGCAAGGTTGAGAAATCGTTGGCAGCGAGTCTCTGAGTCACATCCGTGTATAGCCATTGTAACCACTCACCAACAAATCTGAAAGCATAGGCAGAAGCCAGCAAAGGGAATAGCCTACTTTGTTGCGTTTTATAGTTGATCACCTAAAAGATCAAACACATGAGAAAACATTATTCATCAACAATCTGGCACAGCAAACTAACGTCGTCGAGGcaattttttctatgttttacTTCTAACATGGACATTAAGACAGATTGGTAATTGTATACTCAActatttgtatttatgttgGTCTTGATTTCATGAACCCatatggaaaaaataattgtgatGAGTTGGTTACACACAAGAAACTAGCAATAATTACCAGGGGAATTAATCAGAGCAGAATGTTAATAATTGCAGGTCGAAACcgtaaaataaataaaactcttgaaaagaaaaacaaatatatctaaCTAGATACAAAATTGACACAGACTAGTTAACGTGACTACAACAGCCTAAATTAATGGTAATTACAAATATACCCTTAACATAGAATCTTCTAAACTGATACCTGAGTTTCCACACCATCCTGTGATCCAAATTGTCTACGAACAGCACTGTACCTTGTTGCAATACAGACTGCACGTGATAAGGCATTTGAAGCATCAATTACAATTGTCTTTCTAACGTATACCATGGTGCCATAAACTAGTTGTCGAGGAACATCTGATTGCACATATTTCCCTTCCCTTGTTACTTGAGAAAACCTGTGAAGTTTAGAGCCAACTTTAGAAGGCTTAATCGACTGAATGCATGATATATATGCACACCACTTAGAGTGTCGTTCTTTctgtattttctttgtttttaaaatttttgtaaaattgaataatagaAATAAGATTCGCTATGGCTCATCcctcaaacaagaaaaatcaagCAATAAGAACCAACAAGGAAAATGATCCCATTCCTATTCCCAATAGATAGACACGAACAATGTACAAGAAAAACATAGAGAGATATAATATGATAGTAAGGAATAGGTGACAGAAAATGAATagataaaacaaacaagataaaacagaaaatagaaataaccTCATCAACAGTTGGTTCCTTGGGATGCGGATGTGATCAAAGTGCATGACCCCATTATCCATAGTATTGTAAGCTCCATTCCCGAATTTCACACCAATATCTCCAATGGTTATGCCTGGTAGAACTGAGTGATCATCCAAACTCCTTATCTGGACTATGAAACCTACAAAATGGAAACTTTCTgattagaaataataaataaggaTCAAGAACTAGAGGAATGAAAGCATTCATAGTGTGCATACCATGCACTCCATAATCTCGACCGTTGGTAATAAGACGAGCAAATACAACTGCATGTGTTGAAACCTTACCCAAACCACCAGGCCACCACTGTTCACAAGAAAGAAGGAATGAAAGTAAGAGACAAGGAATGTGCGGCATATTCTCATACCTAAATACAGAGGTGCCAAAGTTAAAACATCAATGTTGAGTGTGAATACCAACTATCAACCAAAAAGATATTATAAACTACAGTCAATTTATTGGATTACAACTCTACAGTTGATCAAGGCAccaaaatagcaaatttaattaaaatttctcttcATTATCAATCTAATCCATTCAATTTACACACCTAAAGGAAAcaaattctttaattattgGCACAGAAAGATGAAACAGGGTTTGATACAGATCAATCCGATACAGGTAAGAGGTAACTAACTTCCCCTGCCTGAATATACAGTTACCACTGTACTTACTTTGCTTGAGGTTAGTGTAGGACTGTGTATGACAAATTCGTCTGTCTTTGGATCAAACGTTGCAGTTGTCTCAAGCCCTTGAACATTTGAACCATGACCAAGTTCGGTTTGAGCATAGCAACCAATTATTTGCATCTTATATGCCAATGGCAACCACTTCTGTAGCTGCTCCTCAGTACCTTGACCTTTAAGGAACGGAACGAACATTCcctaaaacaaagaaaaaaacagagaatGAGAAATGGAACATTAAACgaaattccaaaagtttaaaaggcAAGATGATGGAGACCGATATTTATCCACAGAGTtgtcaaacaaaacaaaagtcaTACAGCCAACAATTTAGCCTGTAATTGTTGTTGTAATGCCAACAAAGAGAATAGAGTCAACTGACCCAGTGAAGATCCGTATATGCTGGCTCATCCACAAAGAACCTTAATCTACCAGCTTCCTCCTCTAAAGAAATAACAACACGAAGTGATTAAATGttcaagaaaataagaatACAATACAACATAATCCACATAAGGAGCTCAAATCAAGTAGTCATACCAGAAAGTTTAAGCTCAATAATCTTCTTCCATGCATAAGCTGCTTTCCTAAGAGTGTTCTTAAACAATTCCTTCCTTGTTAAATGGACCCTATTGTCCTTTCGAAAGGCCTTTAAACCAAAAACATCACACAAAAAATCCTTTCAATCAaatgaattacaaaaatttaaagaatgtaCAGAAATTTAAAGACTGTGGAACAGAAATTACTCACCGGATCATTAGCAACCAGTCGAGACATTCGATCAGATACCTCAAACGCTTCACGAGAACCAGCCCAAACGATCTTCATGTCATTAACGTCGAATTGGGACCTGTTCCTCTCATGGGCAAGATGATCAACACCCTCCATTTGTTCGTCAAAAAGAATTCGAAAACCCCACTTCAAAAAAGAGCTTAAATCAGTGAAATCGACGACCCCAGATCGAAAAATAACAGAAATTGAATATTCGATGTCGGAAATCGAAAACGAGCTGCAAAATCTCGGCCAAATGGAATGGAGGTTTGTGGGTATTTAAAGAAGAATGATTCTCAATATCCcattaggaaaagaaaagagataatACTCCGATCCACACGACTTGTCGGTCGTTGTGTTTCCCAATGAAAAGGTCTtcggttttgattttttttttcttttccaattacaatttccttttttgtttccttaataattttgattactaTTCGCATTTTAAGCTCGTGTTCAATGTTCATATCGTTTGATCTATAGATCTCTCTGTCTCTATCTTTTcgttttgaaaagtttgaaactATCTTGATCTTCATCCATACATCTCTAAAGTGGGTTTGGGATTACCTTTTTCACATTAAAATagtctttctttctttctttgattttatttcatgAACAAAAATCATAGATTATGGGTTGAATTAAACATCCtacgaagaaaaaaaaatcctttatTACCACTTTTTCATGATATTCTAAACAACTCCATGTGAAAAGTGGTAAAGAATGAacctttataatatattaaattttatcaacgataaacattaataaactttataattgtctatcaatttcaatttattttattacagataaaaaatgttcttttttttttcaatatatgataGAAATGATCGAACATCTAAtcttaaattaatagtttCTTACACGTGGATGGACTATATTTTAGTTTCACCacaaaaacactttttattaaatcataattatatgcatacatatatatcattttttaggctctttaaaaaaaagtatggcTTTTCATTATAAAGTGTAATGTGTCTCTCCACTCTTCACTAGTGTAGTTTATAGTTTATCATGTTCATGCTGGGCCATTTGAAGAGACACttaatttctataaaagaCCAGAAGAGGTATGTTTacaaatcatttcaaaatgtCTCACTTTTTCACTAAAATATGTCTAATAGAGCACACacttaaatttgttagaaaTTATTCGGTAATTATAATTCCACGagttaaaataactaaaagaatttttaacacacacaaaaaaaaaaaatgttttgattgaaatcttagaaaaaaaagtattaaggATTAGaataatttactatatatGTGACGTTTTAGTCTTTTGAATAATATAGTTGCATGCTAtgacaattcaaattataagaatCAAATTACGGTTATGGTCatctaaatttagttttttcttttaataaaaagataaattcaattCCCAACGGTTTGATTTATTTGGGCatttagtataataataaaatttcgtGAAAATTTAGCCTTTGTAAAATTCTTGTTCaacttttgtacttttttttataatatattactAAATACCTTTTTCCAAATAGtttaatatgtaaaataatagacatttttcaaaatagtaaaatttggcaactatttaaaagaataacaaaattcattcaaacttctacagtcaatttagatattttgatatattttttttagtattctAACAACAtcattaaaagtaaaaagaattaataagaaaattatattttgatagatatttttagacaattttaaaatttaatgatatgTCTAACTTATTTGcttttatcctttttaatttatttttataaatgattatCTCAAATAtgtaattagtgatatttatTACTTACATTCCATATTTAAGAGGTTAAAcctaaacttttgaatttcatttgaaaattattgctagaaaacaatgcaaattttgaaaaactaacacttttatatattgaacttaaaatttgatttttttcttcttcttcatctagaatgtttcacttttattttaggtatctattgatttatttcatgcttttcttataaaccaaaaaaaaaaaaaaatggagagtgaatatatattttcttatttttaaaataaaaaacaaataaataggGAGGAAACCTATCCCTTTTATATTAAATGGCCATAACGGAAAACCGTTCCTTTCTCTACCAAATTGTGTTCCCCAAAGTCTATGGTGACTTGCCGTCCGTTCGGTTTATTGGTTTTTATGTGCTactaaaaaaaccaaatcgAATCAATTGGTTTTAtactaaaatcaaactaatggacaataaaaacaaaccgATTCAATCGGTTTGGCTCTCGGTTCTTGGTTGAAATTGGTTTTTGTTGGCTTTTCCAACTAGAATCATACGCAATTTGATACCAAGAGAACCAAACCAACAATTGGACCAACTtggatttatttaattttttttattttcagatTTTGTATCATCCTTACTTAAGtctatcattttaaaataaaaaaaaacttagaaaaatGGCGAAAAAGAATTAGTATCGTGGCCGGAATGCATAACCGTCCTTTTATTTGGCATGATTtaaatgtatttcttttaaaacaaaaactaaaaagtaaaattaaatgtttatttactaaaaaaaacaaatttaattataaatggaCCATCCCCTatcttcctattttcttttgccTAATAATACCCTAAAAGAGAACGTATACACACGTTCCTACacttttacaataattatagttcaattcacataaatatatattttagacatcgactaaattttcaaatttattccCAAGTTGTTTGTATTTACTTGCAATCTTAAATTTAACCtttcaaaattatctttttaaaaaataaattgttaaataataacgaaattttttatagatatgtttttaaattttacatatctataaaaatattaataaatagcaaagtcttttttttaaaaaaatgaaccgATTCaagaattatttttctattatatttggCCATCAAGATCACTCTACTCTTGTAGGAGATGTTAAGTTGTAAGTAAGTTGATATCATAGATCAAATTCTCTACCACTAAATCGAACCACAATCTAACATAACATAAACATTAGCATATTAATCAAGAATTAATACtcaattatacatatattgttgaataaaccattttaattaatttatataaagtaATGTTAGGTAGttaattaagattaatttagaaatagCCTAtagtattaattaaattaataaactgTGTAGTGATCCTCTtcataaaaacaacaatatgCATTAGGTAAGGAATGACGTACACTATCTCCCTCGAAATGTTTCCAATTTTTGTCCAACTACTTTTAGGAAACGTTTCcaaactttcttatttttattttaaacttttttttaaagaaaaaaatgcatatgTAATGGAAATAATCAACCCCtaattcaattacttttataaatttagtttttactattcttattttatttttaatttcctatatttttattaatttttgtaaagaCTAATGAATGATAGTCTGTTGACAACAgtatgatttatttaattagattgATAATGAATATGTGAGGTACAAAATTAACAgtcaaaattcattttcaccaattcttttaataaagcCGATAAACAAAATTCCTAATGAATTGAAACCAGCTCGGTTCGAGTCAATAGAATATTGTGATGTGATACAATTACAATGTCTAAGGGAGAcaaattgtttgaaatgaaTCTTACTTCATTTTGCATTGTGTGTCCTTAGCTGCCACATCCAGACATCTCATTCCATGTAAAATGACTTACATCTGGaagagagaacaaaaaaaaggactATGAGTTAGTTTCTTATGTCCAAGCCCCaagaatgattttgtttttagtttctattttgtttttagtttctattctATGAAAAGAATGATGATCTTTTCATGTACTTCTGAATCCTTGGTTAAATTCTGAGAACGGAAGCTACATTTTAAATACAGTGAGGGATGAGGAGAAGTCCACCATGGATTCCatgtattttctatttctaaaacCATAAGTACAGAAATTCAATCTTTCTAAGAAAACAACCGTGGGGATTTCCTTTAAggaactatattttttttagcacGGTTACAAGGTCAGGGATCAAACCTTCCACTTCTACGAAGGAAGGAAGATCGTGTCAACTATCGTTGACTTAAGCTCACATGAGCTTCAATGAACTATATCAATCTCCTAAACTATCGGTTGCTGCACCATTGTGCAAAGAACTAAGTAAATATGCATTCCTATTCATGGTAAATATGAAACTGTATGTATACTTACATCCAAATGCAACCTTGAAAACTGATACGATGACCCATTTTGGTACAATCCACCATATTAGTTGATGCTAAATTTGAAGCATGATTCCATGATGCGGCAAATCACCATCGCTCACAAGAATAGACGAGAGAATTTCAGGAAAAGCAGTATCAGATGGTCATGTAATTCAATCAAAGTACATCGGCACTGACTCCATCCTCAGAGAATAACTTCAGTGGAGATGGTAAagaattttgagtttgaaggCAAATGTCAAGATTTGGTTCAAGTTTGGTTTCAACATACTCCATATTTTCTCATCAGCTCTATGCTTTCTGCAATTGTGGATCCAGCAGTACCGACAAAACCAAGTGAAGCACAACTACAAACAGTTTCCTCTATATATAAGAGAACATCCGGTAATTTCTCAGAAgcacattttttcttcatatcaCGAATACTTCCAGGACCAAAAGCATTGGATGTCCATCTCAAGCCATGTCCTACAGCCATCACCTTTTTGGATGCTCGTAGGACCAATTCGTCGCTTTCTTCGAGGAAAAAGAGTTTGAAGTGATTTGAATCACTATCCAAATCCCCTAAGTAGCTTCCAGTCCAATTAGATTTAGGAAGATCAGTCATCACAAAAACATGAATAGGTTCATTAGCATTCTCTAATATAGAGTCTAATTTCTGTTGGAGGGCCAAAAAAGTAGCCTTCCAGTGATTTTTAAACTGCCCATCTAACAATCTCAGTTGAGCACAAAGGAATGGAGCTTTTATGATCTTGTCAATATACTCTTTTCCTGCACTCAAGATTTCTGGGACAAATGGAAGATACTCAATGTTCTTCATCAGAGAACTAATTCTTTGATCTTTACTAACTCCATGGATATCAATATACAACTCTGAACCTCTGTATGGAGCAGTAAAAAGACTTCCAAATGCCAAAACGGTAGCTGATCCAGCTTTCGAATCACGTCCAAGTGTTCTATATACATCTCGACGGCGTCTGACATATGAcaccttctttttcttcttaagcTGTTCATTAGGCTGAAACAGGTCCAATGCTCCATCAACTTCATTATTTTGGTAAGTCCAAACTGTAGTTTTGCAATCTTCATCTACAGCATGTAAACATTTGTCTACATTCCCATCAAGCCCTGCTAGTAGACGACCACATTGCTTTAGGTTGTTGTATTCATTTGCACAAACACTTTCCAGACGCACTCCACACCATAAATATGCAAAGGTCCTAAAATCTATGGCTTTAACAGAAGAGTAAgaagttaatgatgaaataTCTACAATATCCGCCATCGAAACGTACCTGccacaaaattgaaatgcaTAGCTAATGTCATCAAATATTaccaatgaattatatttttgggggggctaaattacaaaatagtaCTCCTGAAGTTAATGTCcttattctttcaaaagttataataTTACCATGGGCCTTTCATAAAGGTTTTAAAACTGCCCTCGAAGTAGAAGCTCGTAAGAATATTGTATAAAAATTGGAACTTGAAATGTTGTGGTGACTTAGAACGGAGTGTCGATCCCAATTTATGTTTCAGTTTACCAACACACTGTTCCAAGTCCCATTTTTCACCTAGCATTCGTAGAATTCCTACATTTACGAACCTTCGAGGGTAATATTGCAATGTACACTTTAGCAAATGACATAATTTAGgggtatttttttataattaagcCTTGTTCTTTTCAGCTCCTTCTTTAATCAgtcacaaaagaaaagaatcacTACGAGTTTAACAAAACGgttcaattatttgatttagaaGCAACTTAAATTACAATCCAGCAACCCAACAACCAGAACACTCATCagttcaagaaaaataaagccATTGAAAATACAATTACA encodes:
- the LOC101222521 gene encoding peroxisomal acyl-coenzyme A oxidase 1, translating into MEGVDHLAHERNRSQFDVNDMKIVWAGSREAFEVSDRMSRLVANDPAFRKDNRVHLTRKELFKNTLRKAAYAWKKIIELKLSEEEAGRLRFFVDEPAYTDLHWGMFVPFLKGQGTEEQLQKWLPLAYKMQIIGCYAQTELGHGSNVQGLETTATFDPKTDEFVIHSPTLTSSKWWPGGLGKVSTHAVVFARLITNGRDYGVHGFIVQIRSLDDHSVLPGITIGDIGVKFGNGAYNTMDNGVMHFDHIRIPRNQLLMRFSQVTREGKYVQSDVPRQLVYGTMVYVRKTIVIDASNALSRAVCIATRYSAVRRQFGSQDGVETQVINYKTQQSRLFPLLASAYAFRFVGEWLQWLYTDVTQRLAANDFSTLPEAHACTAGLKSITTAATADGIEECRKLCGGHGYLCSSGLPELFAVYVPACTYEGDNVVLLLQVARFLVKTVSQLVSGKKPVGTTAYMGRLQHLMESTCKVQKAEDWLNPSIVLEAFEVRSARMSVECAKRLSQFTNQEEGFHELSPSLVEAAVAHCQLIIVAKFIEKLQGDIPGNGVKDQLQKLCSIYALFTLHKHLGDFLSTSTITPKQASLADDQLRSLYAQVRPNAVALVDAFNYTDHYLGSILGRYDGNVYPNLYDEAWKDPMNDTAVPDGYHEYIKPLLKQQLRNSRL
- the LOC101209896 gene encoding O-fucosyltransferase 30; amino-acid sequence: MNAFGSTRSSINRWNSKKPNLQLPRISLSVCALLFCFLFLLYLSSSFSSSSFMSSTAFSTSNSRQCNTQILALGEKFLFYAPHSGFSNQLSEFKNAILMAGILNRTLVVPPILDHHAVALGSCPKFRVPDPGEIRFSVWEHMLQLLRNGRYVSMADIVDISSLTSYSSVKAIDFRTFAYLWCGVRLESVCANEYNNLKQCGRLLAGLDGNVDKCLHAVDEDCKTTVWTYQNNEVDGALDLFQPNEQLKKKKKVSYVRRRRDVYRTLGRDSKAGSATVLAFGSLFTAPYRGSELYIDIHGVSKDQRISSLMKNIEYLPFVPEILSAGKEYIDKIIKAPFLCAQLRLLDGQFKNHWKATFLALQQKLDSILENANEPIHVFVMTDLPKSNWTGSYLGDLDSDSNHFKLFFLEESDELVLRASKKVMAVGHGLRWTSNAFGPGSIRDMKKKCASEKLPDVLLYIEETVCSCASLGFVGTAGSTIAESIELMRKYGVC